Proteins encoded together in one bacterium window:
- a CDS encoding DUF4159 domain-containing protein yields the protein MNFVRNCTAAVCLIVFAGAMVSDTHAREPLTIARLKYGGGGDWYSNPSSLPNLMKFVQENASIPVTGTETAVAVGDEELFDYPIVYMNGHGNISFTQSETASLRRYLTSGGFLIADDNYGMDKSFRREIKKVFPDKELVLLPKNHPVFNALFSFPEGIPKIHEHDGKPAQAFGIFHEGRMVVFYSYESDLGDGWEDPSVHNDPEPVRLSALKMGTNLIVWALSQ from the coding sequence ATGAATTTTGTGAGAAACTGTACAGCCGCGGTATGTCTCATTGTGTTTGCCGGTGCAATGGTATCCGATACACATGCCCGCGAGCCGCTGACCATTGCCCGGCTTAAATACGGGGGAGGAGGGGACTGGTACTCGAATCCGTCTTCTCTCCCCAATCTCATGAAATTCGTTCAGGAAAACGCATCCATTCCGGTTACCGGTACGGAAACGGCAGTCGCTGTAGGGGATGAGGAACTTTTTGATTACCCCATCGTCTACATGAATGGGCATGGGAACATATCGTTTACCCAGTCGGAAACTGCATCTCTCAGGAGATACCTCACTTCCGGAGGATTCCTGATCGCTGATGACAATTATGGCATGGATAAAAGCTTCAGACGGGAAATAAAAAAGGTTTTTCCTGACAAAGAACTGGTGCTTCTTCCAAAAAATCACCCTGTTTTCAACGCATTGTTCTCTTTTCCGGAAGGTATTCCCAAGATACATGAACATGACGGCAAACCTGCACAGGCATTCGGAATTTTCCATGAAGGGCGGATGGTCGTTTTTTATTCGTATGAATCAGACCTCGGCGACGGATGGGAAGATCCGTCGGTCCATAACGATCCTGAGCCGGTCAGGCTTTCCGCGTTGAAAATGGGAACGAATCTTATTGTCTGGGCACTCAGCCAGTGA
- a CDS encoding GuaB3 family IMP dehydrogenase-related protein yields the protein MSEYISRGRKARRCYGFDEIALVPGDVTFNPNEVDVSWMLEGIKIDVPILAAAMDGVVDTRFAIEMGKFGGLAVLNLEGVQTRYENPSEILDAIANSTPEEATKLVQGIYKVPVKEELIEKRIAEIKNAGVRAIVSSIPQKAQRYGDIAQSAGVDIFVVQSTVTTVRHISKEYEPLNFERLCKKMKVPVIAGNTVSYTASLELMETGISALLVGIGPGAACTTRGVLGIGMPQVTATADCASARDFWLKKSGRYVPIITDGGMSSGGDICKAFASGADAVMIGSSFARAKEAPGRGYHWGMATSHENLPRGTRIRVGVTGTLEQILFGPAELDDGSQNLMGALRTSMGSLGASNIREMQLAQIIIAPSIKTEGKVFQTAQRVGMGK from the coding sequence ATGAGCGAGTATATCAGCAGAGGACGTAAAGCCCGACGGTGTTACGGTTTTGACGAGATCGCCCTCGTTCCGGGTGATGTTACCTTCAACCCCAATGAAGTCGATGTCTCCTGGATGCTTGAAGGTATTAAAATCGATGTTCCGATCCTGGCTGCGGCTATGGACGGGGTTGTCGATACACGGTTTGCCATCGAAATGGGAAAATTCGGCGGACTTGCGGTGCTTAATCTCGAGGGTGTCCAGACACGTTACGAAAACCCATCGGAAATTCTCGATGCGATTGCGAACTCCACGCCCGAAGAAGCGACAAAACTCGTGCAGGGAATCTACAAGGTTCCGGTAAAAGAGGAGTTGATCGAAAAACGTATTGCCGAAATCAAGAACGCAGGTGTGCGTGCGATTGTTTCTTCGATTCCCCAGAAAGCACAGCGGTATGGCGACATTGCCCAGAGCGCGGGCGTGGATATTTTCGTCGTACAGTCGACTGTCACCACAGTTCGTCATATTTCAAAAGAATATGAACCGCTTAATTTCGAGCGTTTGTGCAAAAAGATGAAAGTGCCTGTTATCGCTGGAAATACAGTGAGTTACACTGCGAGCCTCGAACTTATGGAAACGGGGATTTCCGCTCTCCTCGTCGGCATCGGTCCGGGAGCTGCATGCACGACACGGGGAGTTCTCGGTATCGGAATGCCCCAGGTGACCGCTACCGCTGACTGTGCGTCCGCCCGTGATTTCTGGCTTAAGAAATCCGGCAGATACGTACCCATTATCACCGATGGCGGTATGAGCTCGGGAGGTGACATCTGCAAGGCTTTTGCGAGCGGCGCCGATGCCGTGATGATTGGATCGTCCTTTGCCCGCGCCAAGGAAGCCCCCGGCAGAGGGTACCACTGGGGTATGGCGACATCGCACGAGAATCTGCCCCGCGGAACCCGTATAAGAGTTGGAGTTACCGGTACCCTCGAGCAGATACTGTTCGGGCCTGCCGAGCTCGATGACGGCAGCCAGAATCTGATGGGTGCTCTGCGGACTTCAATGGGTTCTCTCGGCGCGAGTAATATTCGCGAGATGCAGCTTGCCCAGATTATCATCGCACCTTCCATAAAGACCGAGGGTAAAGTTTTCCAGACAGCTCAGCGAGTGGGAATGGGCAAGTGA